A segment of the Echinicola strongylocentroti genome:
GCATGGCAGCCAAGTAACCCAGAAGCTCCCCGCAGCCAATGGGTAGCGGCCGATCCCAGCGCCCAAACGCCTATTATGGACGCCAATGACCAAGTAAGTAGTCGGCCTTCCAGCTATTTCATTGAAGATGGCTCTTATTTCAGGCTGAGAAACATACAATTGACCTATCACTTGCCTGATCAGGGTCTAAAAGCAATTGGCTTAGGCAGTGCTTCGGTGTACCTGCAGGGACAAAACCTCCTGACCATCACCAAATACTCTGGCTTGAATCCTGAGATCCAAGTGGGGACTGATAATGACGCCACCTTGGGTTTTGATGGCGGATATATGCCGGTTTCCAAAAGTCTGATTTTAGGTTTGAACATATCATTTTAATTGAAGAATCATGAAAAGAACAGTTATAAATATAAAGCACGTATTGATGATGTTGGCAGCAGCCGTTATCAGTCTATCCTGCAGCGATGAGTTTTTGGAACGGTCGCCCCAAGGAAGCATAAGTGAGGAGGAGCTGGCCTCACCAGATGGTGTAGAAGGCCTATTGATCGGAGCATATAAGATGACTACCGGATATGGTCTAGAAGGTCAAAGCTCCTGGAACGGAGCGGTGGACAACTGGGTCTATGGTGGAGTTACTTCCGATGACGCCTATAAAGGCACCGATGCAGGAGATCAACCAGAGCAATCCTTTCTGGAAAGATATGATTTCCAGCCCACCAACAATCACCTGAAAAATAAATGGCGGGCACTTTACAAAGGGATCGCCCGAACCAATGACGTACTGAATACCCTCAAAAATGTAGAATCAGGTATCTCGGATGCACGTCGCCAGCAAATCGTGGCAGAAGCGAGGTTTTTGCGTGGTTTCTTTCATTTTGAAGCCAGAAAGATGTGGAGAAAAGTCCCCTATATCTCCGATGAGGTATTTGACATCAATGACCTAGAGAGCTCCAAAGTACCCAATGACAAAGAGATCTGGCCAGATATCGAAGAAGATCTAAAAGCAGCTATGGATGTCCTTCCTGATCAACAAACAGAAGTAGGAAGAGCCACTAAATGGGCAGCCATGGCGTTCCTTGCCAAAGCCTACATGTACCAAGGATGGGATAATGCAACAGGGACAGCCAATACCGATAAACTACAACAAGCCAAAGCGCTATTGGAGGAAATTGTGGCCTCTGGAAGATTTCAGCTCATGGAGAAATTTGAGGAGAATTTTATGGTGGGAACCAGAAACAATGTGGAATCAATTTTTGAAATCCAATACAATATTTCCGGTGCCAACCAACAGGCCTCCAATGAGACCACCACGCTCAACTACCCCTATACAGATCCTTGGGGATGCTGTGGCTTTTATCAGCCTTCCCAGAATTTGGTAAATGCCTACAAAACAGATGCAAACGGTCTTCCACTGTTGGACACCTTCAATGAAGAAGACGTGACCAATGACCAAGGAATCGCTTGGAATGCTGATTTTACCCCTTATCAAGGCCCCTTGGATCCGCGACTGGACCATACCGTCGGCAGGAGAGGGATCTTGCACAAGGGCTTCAAAATCCACGGAAGCGACTTTATCCGGGATCAAAACTATGCAGGGCCCTATTCGCCCAAAAAGCACTTGGCCGAACCAGCTTTTTTTGGAATAGGAGCCAACCCAAGATTGTCTGCCAATAATTACAGGATCATGCGTTACAGCATGATATTGCTCTGGTTGGCAGAATGTGAAGTGGAAATAGGGAGCTTGGAAAGGGCCAGGGAACTGGTCAATATGATCCGCGAAAGGGCTGCCAACCCAAACGGCTTCGTTCCAAAAGCCATCCAAGGCGCTGAACGAAACGAATTCACCATTGTAGAAGGAGAACCGGCAGCCAATTATGTCATCAACATGTATGATGTTCCTTGGACAGATAAGGCCTCGGCCAGAAAGGCGGTAAGGATGGAAGCCCGGCTGGAATTTGCAATGGAAGGACACCGTTTCTTTGACCTGCAACGCTGGGGAATATCCGCACAGGTACTGAACGAATACTTAGAGGAAGAAAGAACAAAACGTACCTACCTAAAGGATGCCTCTTTCACCAAAGGAAAAAATGAGTATTATCCGATTCCACTGGAAGCAATCGAAAGGTCCTATTTAAAGGGCACACCGACACTTGCCCAGGATCCTGCTTATTAAAATCAATGCCCCCTGGGATGAAGAAAACCAAAGGGCATAACATCCCTTACGATAATGCCCCTTGTACCCTGACGGATCACATAAAGCTAAAAAAAATCCCCGATTTCATTTTTTGGGGATTTTTTTTCTTTCACTTTTTCTGCCAAAAACCCTTCTATTTTGCTTATCAGCGGCATAATTTTGTAAGAAACCAATGACACTGGCCATTACGTTTAGGAAAAAACCTACACAAACCGAGTGATTTCAGGAATTATTTTATTTTTGTAAGATGTTATCCAAGAAAACCAAATATGCCTTTCATGCGTTGACCTATCTAGGAAAGCACAAAGATGGGGGCTCTGTATTGATTCAAGACATTGCCGCAGAACACGGTATCTCACACAAATTTCTCGAAAACATCCTGCTGGAACTGAAGAAAGCAGGCTTTTTGGGAAGTAAAAAAGGCAAAGGAGGAGGGTATTACCTGATCAAGGAACCAAAGGACATTCCATTGTCCAGAATTATCAGGTTATTGGATGGCCCTATCGCCTTATTGCCATGTGTGAGTTTGAACTACTACGAAGGGTGTGAAGAGTGTAAAGATCAAGAAAAATGTGGACTCAATAAAGTGATGATTCAAGTGAGAGACGAGACGCTTAACATACTGGAAAACAAAACCTTATCTGACATATTGGATAAAGAATGAAAAAATTTTCCTATAAACCCTACTTTTTTTATAGGTTTTATATACTTTTGTCTTTCAACAAATTATAAAACCTATGATTTTTGATCAGTCTATCAAAAAATGGTTTGTAGATGATAAGGGGAAAGACTCCAATGTAAAGAGCGTGCTCAAGTCTATATCTTGGAGAATAGTGGGGACGATAGATACAATGGTGATCTCCTACCTCATCACTGGACAAATAAAAACAGCCTTGTCCATAGGTTCTATAGAAGTGGTCAGCAAAATGGTGTTGTACTATTTCCATGAGAGAGCTTGGGCAAAAGTATCAGATAATCAATAATTGCTATGAAGAAGAACCTTTTGAAAGATTTGTCGACACGTCTGGAAAACCTCTCCATTGCAGAGGCACTGTCCCAGCTGTGCGAGTTGTTTCCGGGAAAGGTTGTGTTTTCCACGTCACTGGGTCAGGAAGACCAAGTGATCACGGAAATCATTGCAAAAAACAATCTTCCGGTAAAAATTTTTACTTTAGACACAGGAAGGTTATTTTACGAGACGTATGATCTGTTGTCACGAACAGAGAGTAGATATAAGATTAAAATAAAGCCTTATTATCCCACTACCAGCTCTGTGGAGAAACTGGTAGGAGATATAGGCATTAATGGATTTTATGAATCTCCCGAAAACCGTAAGAGTTGCTGCTACGTCCGTAAGGTCGAGCCGCTCAAGCGGGCACTTGCGGGAAACAGCATCTGGATTACCGGCCTCCGCGCTGAGCAGAGCAATAATCGCAATTCCATGCAAAAACTGGAATGGGATCAAGGTAACCAGATCATGAAATTCAACCCTTTGCTGAACTGGACGATGGAAGAAATGCACCAGTATATCAGCGACCACAAAATCCCATATAACCCCCTTCATGACAAAGGATTTGTCAGCATTGGCTGCGCTCCTTGTACCCGGGCCATTGAGCCTGGTGAAGACCCACGCGCCGGCAGGTGGTGGTGGGAAGCTTCCCAAAAAGAATGCGGATTGCACATAAAATAGAAGTTTAGCTTGGAGCTTTAGGCAGGAAAAACCATCGCCAAGAGCTTCGGATAAAAACAATAATAGCACATGAAAAATACGTTTGTCCCTAATCCGAAAGAAGCC
Coding sequences within it:
- a CDS encoding RagB/SusD family nutrient uptake outer membrane protein, with the translated sequence MKRTVINIKHVLMMLAAAVISLSCSDEFLERSPQGSISEEELASPDGVEGLLIGAYKMTTGYGLEGQSSWNGAVDNWVYGGVTSDDAYKGTDAGDQPEQSFLERYDFQPTNNHLKNKWRALYKGIARTNDVLNTLKNVESGISDARRQQIVAEARFLRGFFHFEARKMWRKVPYISDEVFDINDLESSKVPNDKEIWPDIEEDLKAAMDVLPDQQTEVGRATKWAAMAFLAKAYMYQGWDNATGTANTDKLQQAKALLEEIVASGRFQLMEKFEENFMVGTRNNVESIFEIQYNISGANQQASNETTTLNYPYTDPWGCCGFYQPSQNLVNAYKTDANGLPLLDTFNEEDVTNDQGIAWNADFTPYQGPLDPRLDHTVGRRGILHKGFKIHGSDFIRDQNYAGPYSPKKHLAEPAFFGIGANPRLSANNYRIMRYSMILLWLAECEVEIGSLERARELVNMIRERAANPNGFVPKAIQGAERNEFTIVEGEPAANYVINMYDVPWTDKASARKAVRMEARLEFAMEGHRFFDLQRWGISAQVLNEYLEEERTKRTYLKDASFTKGKNEYYPIPLEAIERSYLKGTPTLAQDPAY
- a CDS encoding RrF2 family transcriptional regulator; the protein is MLSKKTKYAFHALTYLGKHKDGGSVLIQDIAAEHGISHKFLENILLELKKAGFLGSKKGKGGGYYLIKEPKDIPLSRIIRLLDGPIALLPCVSLNYYEGCEECKDQEKCGLNKVMIQVRDETLNILENKTLSDILDKE
- a CDS encoding DUF2061 domain-containing protein; translation: MIFDQSIKKWFVDDKGKDSNVKSVLKSISWRIVGTIDTMVISYLITGQIKTALSIGSIEVVSKMVLYYFHERAWAKVSDNQ
- a CDS encoding phosphoadenylyl-sulfate reductase, with translation MKKNLLKDLSTRLENLSIAEALSQLCELFPGKVVFSTSLGQEDQVITEIIAKNNLPVKIFTLDTGRLFYETYDLLSRTESRYKIKIKPYYPTTSSVEKLVGDIGINGFYESPENRKSCCYVRKVEPLKRALAGNSIWITGLRAEQSNNRNSMQKLEWDQGNQIMKFNPLLNWTMEEMHQYISDHKIPYNPLHDKGFVSIGCAPCTRAIEPGEDPRAGRWWWEASQKECGLHIK